A stretch of Gadus chalcogrammus isolate NIFS_2021 chromosome 9, NIFS_Gcha_1.0, whole genome shotgun sequence DNA encodes these proteins:
- the ldha gene encoding L-lactate dehydrogenase A chain, which translates to MSTKDKLISHVMKEEPIGSTNKVTVVGVGMVGMASAVSILLKDLCDELALVDVMEDKLKGEVMDLQHGSLFLKTHKIVADKDYAVTANSKIVVVTAGARQNEGESRLNLVQRNVNIFKFIIPNIVKYSPNCILLVVSNPVDILTYVAWKLSGFPRNRVIGSGTNLDSARFRHLMGERLHLHPSSCHGWIVGEHGDSSVPVWSGVNVAGVSLQVLNPQMGTEADSENWKKVHKEVVEGAYEVIKLKGYTSWAIGMSVADLVESIQKNMHKVHPVSTLVQGMHGVKDEVFLSVPCVLGNSGLTDVIHMTLKPDEEKQLVKSAETLWEVQKELSL; encoded by the exons atGTCCACCAAGGATAAACTCATCAGTCATGTGATGAAGGAGGAGCCAATTGGCTCCACGAACAAGGTGACAGTGGTGGGGGTCGGCATGGTTGGCATGGCGTCAGCCGTCAGCATCCTGCTCAAG gacctgTGTGACGAGCTGGCCCTGGTGGACGTGATGGAGGACAAGCTGAAGGGCGAGGTCATGGACCTGCAGCACGGGTCTCTGTTCCTCAAGACGCACAAGATCGTCGCGGACAAAG ACTACGCCGTGACGGCCAACTCCAAGATCGTCGTGGTGACGGCGGGGGCCCGCCAGAACGAGGGGGAGAGCCGGCTGAACCTGGTGCAGCGCAACGTCAACATCTTCAAGTTCATCATCCCCAACATCGTCAAGTACAGCCCCAACTGCATCCTGTTGGTGGTCTCCAacccag TGGACATCCTGACCTACGTGGCGTGGAAGCTGAGCGGTTTCCCTCGCAACCGCGTGATTGGCTCCGGCACCAACCTGGACTCCGCCCGCTTCCGCCACCTGATGGGCGAGAGGCTGCACCTGCACCCGTCCAGCTGCCACGGCTGGATCGTGGGGGAGCACGGCGACTCTAGTG tgCCCGTGTGGAGTGGTGTGAACGTGGCTGGggtctctctccaggtgctgAACCCCCAGATGGGCACAGAGGCCGACTCTGAGAACTGGAAGAAGGTCCacaaggaggtggtggaggg tgCCTACGAGGTGATCAAGCTGAAGGGCTACACCTCCTGGGCCATCGGTATGTCCGTTGCTGACCTGGTGGAGAGCATCCAGAAGAACATGCACAAGGTGCACCCGGTGTCCACCCTGGTCCAG GGCATGCACGGGGTGAAGGACGAGGTGTTCCTCAGCGTTCCGTGTGTCCTGGGGAACAGCGGCCTGACAGACGTCATCCACATGACCCTGAAGCCCGACGAGGAGAAGCAGCTGGTGAAGAGCGCCGAGACACTGTGGGAGGTCCAGAAGGAGCTGTCCCTGTGA